The proteins below come from a single Lactobacillus johnsonii genomic window:
- a CDS encoding oligosaccharide flippase family protein, giving the protein MKRTFLNILYNAVYQIFLVLVPLITVPYLSRVLGPKTYGIYGSVNNTVQFLMVFCTLSVSYIGIRTVSRTRAYGTPQELTEAFWGLWYFQAIAGLVTILITLLITNIFHVQYWNYLILMVPYLISAQVDISWFFQGLADFGRVVLKNTIVKLASVVLIFLLIKSPADLWKYFLIMSVSTMLGSFVFWLDIHRYVGRPVGHFYKYKTTIISIITLMIPQIATQIYTSLDKPILGFFSNSTQVAFYDNSQRISNMVLGVITSISLVIMPKMASEEKETQKVVLKKSLEATTMLGTLFAVIIMANTEQFVPFFFGKQFIPMTPLMFFFALTIIMIPMGGVFANQFALANRRDKEYAIPVVIGAIIELVLAAILDRPYGASGATVAILITEFVVLILRLWIVRDDYNFKDAFCDVPKYFLIGIITLIAGMLMPNLITSSFLNMAVKSILMLVIYAAIMFMMKLDFNQDMIEFVTRFSRKIKRQK; this is encoded by the coding sequence GTGAAGCGAACTTTTCTTAATATTTTATATAATGCGGTCTATCAAATTTTTCTAGTTTTAGTACCGCTGATCACCGTTCCATACTTATCAAGAGTGTTAGGGCCTAAGACTTATGGTATTTATGGCAGTGTAAATAATACTGTGCAATTTTTGATGGTATTTTGTACTTTATCAGTCTCTTATATTGGTATTAGGACAGTATCTCGGACTAGAGCTTATGGTACCCCTCAAGAATTAACTGAAGCTTTTTGGGGATTGTGGTATTTTCAAGCAATTGCAGGTTTAGTGACTATTTTAATCACTTTATTAATTACGAATATTTTTCATGTTCAATATTGGAACTATTTAATCTTAATGGTTCCATATTTGATCTCAGCTCAAGTTGATATTTCTTGGTTTTTTCAAGGATTGGCTGATTTTGGTAGAGTTGTATTAAAAAATACGATTGTTAAATTAGCCAGTGTAGTTTTGATTTTTCTCTTAATTAAATCGCCTGCAGATCTTTGGAAATACTTCCTGATTATGTCAGTTTCAACCATGCTAGGATCTTTTGTATTTTGGCTTGATATTCATCGTTATGTAGGAAGACCAGTAGGGCATTTCTATAAATATAAGACCACCATTATTTCGATTATCACCTTAATGATTCCTCAGATTGCCACACAGATTTACACATCTCTTGATAAGCCAATTTTAGGATTCTTCAGCAATTCAACTCAGGTGGCTTTTTATGATAATTCACAGCGAATTTCAAATATGGTATTGGGGGTAATTACAAGTATTTCTTTGGTGATTATGCCGAAGATGGCTAGTGAAGAAAAAGAAACTCAAAAAGTAGTTTTAAAGAAGTCTCTTGAAGCAACTACAATGCTTGGAACTTTATTTGCAGTAATTATCATGGCAAATACTGAGCAGTTCGTACCTTTCTTCTTTGGTAAACAATTTATTCCAATGACACCGCTAATGTTCTTTTTTGCACTAACGATTATTATGATTCCGATGGGTGGGGTCTTTGCTAATCAATTTGCACTTGCTAATCGAAGAGATAAAGAATATGCGATTCCAGTTGTAATTGGGGCCATAATTGAATTAGTTTTAGCAGCTATACTAGATCGACCATATGGAGCCAGCGGTGCTACAGTAGCAATTTTAATTACAGAATTTGTAGTGTTAATTTTACGACTTTGGATTGTTAGAGATGACTATAATTTTAAAGATGCCTTCTGTGATGTACCGAAATATTTCTTAATTGGAATAATTACCTTAATTGCTGGTATGTTAATGCCAAATTTAATTACCTCGAGTTTTTTAAATATGGCAGTTAAGTCAATTTTGATGCTAGTAATTTATGCGGCAATTATGTTTATGATGAAGTTAGATTTTAATCAAGATATGATTGAATTTGTTACTCGCTTTTCTAGAAAGATTAAAAGACAAAAATGA
- a CDS encoding ATP-binding cassette domain-containing protein, whose product MKKFINKKYFTLSILLACLSGLELPFGTWSYSEIFALITEKNIPNTIKMITIITAAQVLLVVIKYLNTRMLNRNIACFNQNVREYLMKSNFIEISENNVSKQISFLSNDLNLIEENYFKQLFQLISMIVTIIGTLIIAIGNSFLLTLVFISFAIFSSIIPKFFSKKTAQQSNNWSTSTGTYITFMSDFLKNIRTVLNYNALDTFIKKGQKIITQSTENKRLRDNTIAKSNFWVNIFVYSFSFLPIGVGIIMVIKGMLTLASFVAVQYSSTWIINSFYSINSCRNQMSSAKPMIDKLNSFKPEKFNTDVSNSNLDTLILNNISFGYKAEELVLDKVNLEIKKGDKLLLTGKSGQGKSTLLNLLTGRLKPTNGNILINGLSNKSFTFSEVQQTSQIFNDTLLFNLTLGKKFSDSKIAEAIKKAGLLPYVKRYGLNAIIEENGKNLSGGEKKRIELARAFLYERDFLIVDEGTASLDPTTANQIHEMFLNSPLTVVEIDHHIPPKIMHLFNHHYELHNQQLERIF is encoded by the coding sequence ATGAAGAAATTTATCAACAAAAAATATTTTACCTTAAGTATCTTGCTTGCATGCTTAAGTGGCTTAGAGTTACCCTTCGGAACTTGGTCATATTCAGAGATTTTCGCTCTAATTACCGAAAAAAATATTCCTAATACTATCAAGATGATAACAATTATTACTGCTGCTCAAGTTCTTTTGGTTGTTATCAAATATTTAAATACAAGGATGCTCAATAGAAATATTGCTTGTTTTAATCAAAATGTGCGTGAATATCTAATGAAAAGTAACTTTATTGAAATTAGTGAAAATAATGTGTCAAAACAAATTTCTTTTTTATCAAATGATCTTAATTTAATAGAAGAAAATTATTTTAAGCAGCTTTTTCAATTGATTTCTATGATTGTAACAATTATCGGAACTTTAATAATTGCAATCGGCAATAGTTTTCTATTAACTTTAGTTTTTATTTCATTTGCTATTTTTTCAAGTATTATTCCTAAGTTTTTCAGCAAAAAAACAGCCCAACAATCAAATAATTGGAGTACTTCTACTGGAACTTACATAACATTTATGTCTGATTTTCTAAAAAACATTAGAACAGTTTTAAATTATAATGCCTTAGATACATTTATTAAAAAAGGACAAAAAATTATTACTCAATCTACTGAAAATAAAAGATTACGTGATAATACAATTGCCAAAAGTAATTTTTGGGTTAATATATTCGTTTATTCTTTTAGCTTTTTACCTATTGGAGTAGGAATAATTATGGTCATCAAAGGGATGCTCACTCTAGCCTCATTTGTGGCAGTTCAATATTCCAGTACTTGGATTATTAACAGTTTTTACAGTATTAATAGCTGCCGTAATCAAATGTCTTCGGCAAAACCCATGATAGATAAGCTGAACTCCTTTAAACCAGAAAAATTTAATACAGATGTTTCTAATTCTAACCTAGATACACTAATACTTAACAATATTAGTTTTGGATATAAGGCAGAAGAATTAGTTTTAGACAAAGTCAATTTAGAAATTAAAAAAGGCGATAAGCTATTACTTACCGGTAAATCTGGTCAGGGAAAGTCTACTCTCCTTAATCTTTTAACTGGTCGACTAAAACCTACTAACGGAAATATTCTTATCAATGGATTATCTAATAAAAGTTTTACATTTAGTGAGGTACAACAGACTTCTCAAATATTTAATGATACTTTGCTTTTCAACCTAACTTTAGGTAAAAAGTTTAGTGATTCCAAAATTGCAGAAGCTATCAAAAAGGCCGGATTATTGCCATATGTTAAGCGGTATGGATTAAATGCAATTATAGAAGAAAATGGGAAGAACTTATCTGGTGGTGAAAAGAAAAGAATAGAGTTAGCACGAGCTTTTTTATATGAAAGAGATTTTTTAATCGTTGATGAAGGAACAGCTTCGCTTGATCCCACTACAGCCAATCAGATACATGAAATGTTTTTGAATTCTCCACTAACTGTGGTTGAAATTGATCATCACATTCCACCCAAAATCATGCACCTCTTTAATCACCATTATGAATTACACAACCAACAATTAGAACGTATATTTTAA
- a CDS encoding helix-turn-helix domain-containing protein — MNIGEALKQYRTSAGLTQKEFTQNILSPAHYSKIERNLHEISANDLLKLLNQNKIRYSDFFSSLNQNSIEEQDKKISDQLLSAYYDRDVDKAKEIYTQISTSDNDLLKLRAELILDTLQGGRRKLSNNKDKILQKVFSGNHWNSDSSKILILANFIEVFDPLDLPFFLNQIYKKYQNNLAQQPLKIQESVATFCINYLYSASQNKHISSIDKAIHLLTQLTESPELGIEKILGYYYHCYFTNQKDQLEIITKLLKQSNLSKIIDILPQ; from the coding sequence ATGAATATTGGGGAAGCATTAAAACAATATCGTACCAGTGCAGGCCTAACTCAGAAAGAATTTACTCAAAATATCCTTTCGCCAGCACATTACTCAAAAATAGAACGTAATTTACATGAAATTTCCGCAAATGATCTTCTTAAACTTTTAAACCAAAATAAAATACGATATTCAGATTTTTTCTCCTCTCTTAACCAAAATAGTATAGAAGAACAAGATAAAAAAATTAGTGATCAATTGCTGTCTGCTTACTACGATAGAGATGTTGATAAAGCCAAAGAAATTTATACTCAAATTAGTACATCCGATAATGATTTACTCAAGTTACGAGCTGAATTGATCCTTGATACCTTGCAAGGAGGTCGTCGTAAACTTTCTAACAATAAAGATAAAATTCTGCAAAAGGTCTTTTCAGGCAATCACTGGAATAGTGATTCTAGTAAAATTCTGATATTAGCTAATTTTATTGAGGTTTTTGATCCTCTTGATTTACCTTTTTTCTTAAATCAAATTTATAAAAAATATCAAAACAATCTTGCCCAACAACCTCTTAAAATTCAAGAAAGTGTTGCAACTTTTTGTATTAATTACTTATATTCCGCATCCCAAAATAAACATATTAGTTCAATTGATAAGGCTATTCATTTATTAACTCAATTAACAGAATCTCCTGAACTAGGTATTGAAAAAATTTTAGGTTATTACTATCACTGCTACTTTACTAATCAGAAAGATCAATTAGAAATAATTACTAAACTTTTAAAGCAAAGTAATTTAAGTAAAATAATAGATATTTTACCTCAATAA
- a CDS encoding glycosyltransferase family 32 protein, whose amino-acid sequence MIPKKIHYIWVGNNPKSSLIEECIATWKNKLPDYEIIEWNENNFNVHENKYIEQAYEAKKWAFVSDYIRARVIYEQGGIYLDTDVRVLKKLDPLLNNRAFIGFENNDYLSAAIFGAEMDHPFMKDILNYYNNRDFTFDKNDQMAGVNSISVTDILKENYGLKIGNKEQILKDGVHVYSDGLLCNPSKNSYSIHLFTGTWIDGKQSLKQRIVTDLKRKISSPKQAGIYQKLIRK is encoded by the coding sequence ATGATTCCTAAAAAAATCCATTATATTTGGGTAGGAAATAACCCTAAATCATCTTTAATTGAAGAATGCATTGCCACCTGGAAAAATAAATTGCCAGATTATGAAATTATTGAATGGAATGAAAATAATTTTAACGTACATGAAAATAAGTATATTGAACAAGCCTATGAGGCCAAAAAGTGGGCATTTGTTTCTGACTATATTAGAGCCCGTGTGATTTATGAGCAAGGTGGCATTTACTTAGATACAGACGTTAGAGTCCTTAAGAAATTAGATCCACTTTTAAATAATCGTGCATTTATTGGTTTTGAAAACAATGATTACTTGTCAGCAGCTATTTTTGGCGCTGAAATGGATCATCCTTTTATGAAGGATATTCTTAATTATTACAATAATCGAGATTTTACTTTTGATAAGAATGATCAAATGGCAGGTGTGAATAGTATTTCAGTAACTGATATTTTAAAAGAAAATTATGGTCTAAAAATAGGCAATAAGGAACAAATATTAAAAGATGGAGTTCATGTTTATTCGGATGGACTTTTGTGTAATCCAAGTAAGAATTCATATTCCATTCACTTGTTTACTGGAACGTGGATAGATGGAAAGCAGTCTTTGAAGCAAAGAATTGTGACTGATTTAAAGAGAAAGATATCTTCTCCTAAACAAGCTGGAATATATCAAAAATTAATACGAAAATAA
- a CDS encoding CDP-glycerol--glycerophosphate glycerophosphotransferase: MKSLFFRLYLWGMSLLASFRPIKEKNIVVLNGSGRSGSNGYLFYKYIKANHPDYDVTLVEPWPSSHLSWETWKKIGAAKYVITTHQPFKARRAQINIQFWHGVPLKRMGFMAHNTRYRANKRNQKLWHKNADMVTSSSDLYETLMSACMAIEGKKYQKLGFPRIDYIDQPAISKEKLLEDLFKTKDEQAKIGIYMPTFRYELEDPSVMEMIKQGNFFAFLGFDPYELNDALKDNHQYLIVKLHPYEMRMFDNFNSQFSNVAFLNNDYLFENNLDLYELLGDTDFLITDFSSIYFDYLYLDKPIIFITNYLKQYEKVRGLLLSPYEDVTPGPCVNSQKELLQVLRHPDDKQYKNQRFYWRELIDEVEDIDSCEPIFDYMTKNF, from the coding sequence ATGAAGAGTTTATTTTTTCGCTTGTACTTATGGGGGATGAGCTTGCTAGCGAGTTTTCGTCCAATTAAAGAAAAAAATATTGTTGTTCTAAACGGATCGGGTAGATCCGGCTCAAACGGTTATTTATTCTATAAATACATTAAAGCTAATCATCCGGATTATGACGTAACCTTAGTTGAACCGTGGCCATCGTCACATTTGTCTTGGGAAACGTGGAAAAAGATTGGTGCAGCCAAGTATGTGATTACTACGCACCAACCTTTTAAAGCACGCCGCGCACAAATTAATATTCAATTCTGGCACGGTGTTCCGCTAAAGCGGATGGGATTTATGGCACATAATACACGCTATCGTGCTAATAAACGAAATCAAAAGCTTTGGCATAAAAATGCTGATATGGTAACATCAAGCTCAGATTTATACGAAACTTTAATGAGCGCATGTATGGCAATTGAGGGGAAAAAATATCAAAAGCTGGGCTTTCCTCGAATTGATTATATTGATCAACCAGCAATTTCTAAAGAAAAATTATTAGAGGATTTATTTAAAACTAAGGATGAGCAAGCTAAAATCGGAATTTATATGCCAACTTTCCGCTACGAGCTTGAGGATCCAAGTGTTATGGAAATGATAAAACAAGGTAATTTCTTTGCTTTTTTAGGCTTTGACCCTTATGAGTTAAATGATGCCTTAAAGGATAATCACCAATACTTGATTGTGAAACTTCATCCCTATGAAATGCGAATGTTTGATAACTTTAATAGTCAGTTTTCAAATGTTGCTTTTTTAAATAATGATTATCTTTTTGAAAATAACCTTGATTTATATGAATTGCTTGGAGATACTGATTTCTTAATAACTGACTTTTCATCAATTTATTTTGATTACTTGTATTTGGATAAACCAATTATTTTTATTACTAATTATCTAAAGCAATATGAAAAAGTACGCGGTTTATTATTAAGCCCCTACGAAGATGTTACACCGGGACCCTGTGTTAACTCACAAAAAGAACTTCTGCAAGTTTTGAGACATCCTGATGATAAGCAATACAAAAATCAGCGTTTTTATTGGCGTGAATTAATTGATGAAGTTGAAGATATTGATTCTTGCGAGCCTATCTTTGATTACATGACGAAGAATTTTTAG